The Dehalococcoidales bacterium genomic interval CTTCCGCTCTGGTCATCATGAGATATTCCTTAACATCTGCGTAGATGCTAATATTTTATACCCCATAAATGTCTTTTGTCAATGCGAACGTCGGAACATTTCCCGAACTCATACCAGCGGCGAAACAAGTGCTCATGGCAACTTGTTTTGAGTAGCTATGATTTCGTGACGCTTTGCTCTCCGTTTCCGTTCAACTCTACGATATCTTCCGAATGAGCGGGCATGAACCACTTTTGAGCGATAAACGTGGGAATCACGGCACTGGCAATGACGACGCCGACCAGTAGCGAATATTGTACCTGGTCAATAATCCCCGCAGTCAGCCCGAAGACGCTGGAAATGGTGCCGAAAGTAAGGCCGGTGCTCATTAGCAGGGTCGTATACATCGCCCCATGGGGAATGTATTTCTTCGAAAAGAAGAACACGCCAAGGAACTTGCTGACCATTTTAATCCCGAACAGTATCGCGAATAATCCTGTTGCTGATGCGATCAAGGGAAAGGAAACCCGTAAGCCTCCGACGATGAAAAACGTCGGCGTAATGACGGCATATGCTACGGTCCGCAGCCGGTTCCTGACCGAGCGCGTTTCCGCTGTCTCCCGGAAGTGGGGCGACATCAGCAAGCCAAGCACAAACGCCGGAAGGACGGCATGACCGGCGCCCAGGTCGGCAAAATACATGAACGCCAGTAATAAGAGGAATACATACTTGATTTCCGGCTCAATGACCTTGTTCCTGAGCCGCGGATTGTCGAAGACCTTGTGCGAGAACCTGGTGGCAAGGACGATTACCACCATCGAAACAACAACAAATACCAGGGTAAACAGTGTAGGCTTGATGAAAATAATACTCAGAGCTAATGCGGTGCCCATATCCGTGATAAAGGTGGAAGACATGAGCAATTTGCCAACCTGTGTCTTTGCCAGGCCGGTCTCTACAAGAACCGAGTAAACGACAGCTAGCGAGGTTGTGGAAAGGGCAGTCCCTGCCAGCAAGGATGCCTGCAAACTCCAGTGGGCAACAAAATAAGTATAGGCGGCAACAGCCACAAACGGGGCCAGGAAAGAAAAGAAGCCGATGAGAAAGCTCTCTTTGAATTTCTCCCTCATCATGCCGGTATCTATCTCGGTACCGGCAAGGAAAGTGAGAGTAATGCCGCCGAAGCCGGCCAGGTATATCATCCAGTCCTGCGTGTGCAGGCCAAGAGAGCCGCCAACGGCGCCAAGTAGTATCTCAATGATGGCGACCGATATACCCAGTCTGAGTGAAATAAGACTGGCGCCGAGGACGATAATACCCATGACCAAAGGGATAATGCTATCGATCATACTGAACATATTACCTCCGGGTACTCCGAGCTCCCACAACGGTAGGCAACAAAAAAGCTTCTACCGGCGGGGATGCCAGTAGAAGCTATCAGCTTTATTTGTAGCGGTTCAGGAAATCCGGTAATCCTAGGCGAGCTTCATCACCTCTGGACACTGATTTTAGCATAATGTATTCAATCGGGCAATTTTCTTTTACTCACATCATCCGACTTTTAGAGACACAATAGGGGTCAGCTCAGTATCCACCCTACGGTTTGACAAGACCAAATCATCAGCATAGAATACCCGTTGTCAAAAGGATTTGGAAGCAATGAAGAGATTTAATTTTGCCCTGATTCTCCTCCTTATTGCGTAATTAGTTCTGAGTATGGGAAACTTTCATGGTTTCTGGTGGCACCACCGTGATGTCTTTGTCATTCCACAGCGTTCAAGCTGAATCAAGCGGTTGTAGCTCTTAAAGTTAAAGGTTTGTAGCGCCGGAATAGCGCAAAGTGTATGGTGGAGATGGGAAGGCAGTTCCCGAACTTCTATTCGAGAAGAAGGGGCTGATTCCGGCTTTACAGCAGTTGCTTACATCCTAATAGAAGCCCTAACAGTAAAATCAGACCCAGACTAATGCCAGGACATGAATTGACTTTCTCCTCAGGCTCTGACGTTTAGGCTCTCGCACCAGAACATCACCACCTAATAGGTACCAAATAGGTACCAAAAATGAACAGTAATACACAAGAATGATTATTTATAGCCTTGCCTTTTTTTTTGGGGGGGGTACAATTATACTGATACTTTAGTACCACAATACTGATACTTTAGTAC includes:
- a CDS encoding cation:proton antiporter produces the protein MFSMIDSIIPLVMGIIVLGASLISLRLGISVAIIEILLGAVGGSLGLHTQDWMIYLAGFGGITLTFLAGTEIDTGMMREKFKESFLIGFFSFLAPFVAVAAYTYFVAHWSLQASLLAGTALSTTSLAVVYSVLVETGLAKTQVGKLLMSSTFITDMGTALALSIIFIKPTLFTLVFVVVSMVVIVLATRFSHKVFDNPRLRNKVIEPEIKYVFLLLLAFMYFADLGAGHAVLPAFVLGLLMSPHFRETAETRSVRNRLRTVAYAVITPTFFIVGGLRVSFPLIASATGLFAILFGIKMVSKFLGVFFFSKKYIPHGAMYTTLLMSTGLTFGTISSVFGLTAGIIDQVQYSLLVGVVIASAVIPTFIAQKWFMPAHSEDIVELNGNGEQSVTKS